The following coding sequences are from one Candidatus Eisenbacteria bacterium window:
- a CDS encoding MFS transporter — protein MNARAEQPNSALKTIALDYWYGLKGLFGCPREIWIAFLVKILESLCYFSSVLMLMIFLTQDMGLSDTVSGTIFGIFSASMSFFMLFVGFIADSLGIKRALIVGLLLALVGRIAITFTTSAWVVFPGLFFLSVGFAYMIPLLAAAVKLFSNREAQKYAFSWYYVVMNVGSLAAGITLDPIRTHFTEVMTFRALGAEFLVRPSQVVFLVGVLATLVSLVLVVFLIRSRIPSRDEEGARGASSPAKTAARPAPEPKPRESAWAIMKDVTKEKRFWIFIVFIFLLVLVKMIFQYNHSLYPLYMERIGLKEWTGKLYSINPFIIIFLVPVMTALTGRYRAYTVILIGSFVSALSVFFMGLGESIGLIVLFQVVLSLGEAVYSPRLYDYTATIAPKGREASYMAYSKAPMFFAKVAAGPITGILLARLCPAEGPRNTELMWILVGASTMVSPIALLLGWKWLDVERRKERDEAAAAAAGGPEPAAAPARGGPSG, from the coding sequence ATGAACGCACGAGCCGAACAACCGAACAGCGCGCTGAAGACCATTGCGCTCGACTACTGGTATGGGCTCAAGGGCCTTTTCGGCTGTCCTCGCGAGATCTGGATCGCTTTTCTTGTCAAGATCCTCGAGAGCCTCTGCTATTTCTCGTCGGTTCTCATGCTCATGATCTTCCTCACCCAGGACATGGGGCTCTCGGACACGGTCTCGGGCACGATCTTCGGAATCTTCTCGGCGTCGATGTCCTTCTTCATGCTCTTCGTCGGCTTCATCGCGGATTCGCTCGGAATCAAGCGCGCGCTGATCGTCGGTCTTCTTCTTGCGCTCGTCGGGAGGATCGCGATCACCTTCACGACGAGCGCGTGGGTGGTCTTCCCCGGGCTCTTCTTCCTCTCCGTCGGGTTCGCCTACATGATCCCGCTCCTCGCGGCGGCGGTGAAGCTCTTCTCGAACCGCGAGGCGCAGAAGTACGCCTTCTCCTGGTACTACGTCGTGATGAACGTCGGGTCGCTCGCGGCGGGAATCACCCTTGACCCGATCCGCACCCATTTCACCGAGGTCATGACGTTCCGGGCTCTTGGCGCGGAGTTCCTCGTACGGCCTTCCCAGGTCGTCTTCCTCGTGGGCGTCCTCGCGACCCTCGTCTCCCTCGTTCTCGTCGTCTTCCTGATCCGGAGCCGCATCCCCTCGCGGGATGAAGAGGGCGCGCGCGGCGCGTCTTCTCCCGCGAAGACGGCGGCTCGTCCCGCGCCGGAGCCGAAGCCGAGGGAGTCCGCCTGGGCGATCATGAAGGACGTGACGAAGGAGAAGCGGTTCTGGATCTTCATCGTGTTCATCTTCCTGCTCGTTCTCGTGAAGATGATCTTCCAGTACAACCACTCTCTCTATCCGCTTTACATGGAAAGGATAGGGCTCAAGGAGTGGACCGGGAAGCTCTACAGCATCAACCCGTTCATCATCATCTTTCTCGTGCCGGTGATGACGGCGCTCACGGGGCGGTACCGAGCGTACACGGTGATCTTAATCGGCTCGTTCGTGAGCGCGCTCTCGGTCTTCTTCATGGGGCTCGGCGAGAGCATCGGGCTCATCGTTCTCTTCCAGGTCGTCCTCTCTCTCGGCGAAGCGGTCTACTCGCCGCGTCTCTACGACTACACGGCGACGATCGCGCCCAAGGGGCGCGAGGCTTCCTACATGGCGTACTCGAAGGCGCCGATGTTCTTCGCGAAGGTCGCGGCCGGTCCGATCACCGGGATTCTCCTCGCGAGGCTCTGTCCGGCGGAGGGGCCGAGGAACACCGAGCTCATGTGGATCCTCGTCGGCGCCTCGACGATGGTCTCTCCGATCGCGCTCCTTCTCGGATGGAAGTGGCTCGACGTGGAACGCCGCAAGGAACGGGACGAAGCGGCCGCGGCGGCCGCCGGAGGCCCGGAGCCGGCCGCAGCCCCTGCGCGCGGCGGCCCTTCGGGCTGA
- a CDS encoding 4Fe-4S binding protein, translated as MKTRVLRYGLLGTVLASVIYLALGFGSRSFEAYCPFGGMEALWGLFRTQEFTCALGPLNLSMFLAVLGLALLAKKAFCGWACPIGFLSEAAARLSGLIRKGARRPGPRLNERLKLLRYVALVVSLYFTYRLGELVLRGFDPFYIIFSGFGHGTLGWITYATLGALVLGSLAVPMFFCRYLCPLGATLDPFSRLGFVKIVRNRDLCTACGDCGAACPHDIRPQDADAVRSRDCTNCLECIDACPAKGSLTLRATL; from the coding sequence ATGAAGACGCGTGTTCTACGATACGGACTGCTCGGCACGGTTCTCGCCTCGGTGATCTACCTTGCGCTCGGGTTCGGGAGCCGCTCCTTCGAGGCCTATTGTCCTTTCGGCGGGATGGAGGCGCTCTGGGGTCTCTTCCGGACCCAGGAGTTCACCTGCGCCCTCGGCCCGCTCAATCTCTCCATGTTTCTCGCGGTTCTCGGCCTCGCGCTCCTCGCGAAGAAGGCGTTCTGCGGCTGGGCCTGCCCGATCGGATTCCTCAGCGAGGCGGCCGCGAGGCTGAGCGGCCTCATCCGCAAGGGGGCGCGGCGTCCCGGCCCGCGGCTGAACGAACGGCTGAAGCTCCTCCGCTATGTCGCGCTCGTCGTTTCCCTCTACTTCACCTATCGCCTGGGAGAGCTCGTTCTCAGGGGCTTCGATCCTTTCTATATCATCTTTTCGGGTTTCGGGCACGGAACGCTCGGCTGGATCACCTACGCGACGCTCGGCGCGCTCGTCCTCGGATCGCTCGCCGTGCCGATGTTCTTCTGCCGGTATCTCTGTCCGTTGGGGGCGACGCTCGACCCCTTCAGCCGCCTGGGTTTCGTTAAGATCGTGAGGAACCGCGATCTCTGCACAGCCTGCGGGGATTGCGGCGCCGCGTGCCCTCACGACATCCGTCCCCAAGATGCGGATGCGGTTCGGAGCCGAGACTGCACGAATTGTCTCGAGTGCATCGATGCTTGCCCCGCGAAGGGATCGCTGACCCTCCGGGCCACGTTGTAG
- a CDS encoding 3-isopropylmalate dehydratase, which produces MAKVVFKIGDDVSTDTIYPGRFMATVLPSETPQHAFADFPEINRMIREKKIEPGSVIVAGQNFGCGSSREQAASCLKGPDLVVVARGFARIFLQNSINLGLRTVICPEIEASEGDELEIGLDSVTNRTTGKTYAVHPLPKARQAIVDAGGLIPYTRKLLLEKK; this is translated from the coding sequence ATGGCGAAGGTCGTCTTCAAGATCGGCGACGACGTTTCCACCGATACGATCTATCCGGGGCGCTTCATGGCGACGGTTCTCCCGTCGGAGACGCCGCAGCACGCGTTCGCGGATTTCCCGGAGATCAACCGGATGATCCGCGAGAAGAAGATCGAGCCGGGGAGCGTGATCGTGGCCGGACAGAACTTCGGGTGCGGCTCGTCGCGCGAGCAGGCTGCTTCATGCCTCAAGGGACCGGATCTCGTCGTCGTCGCGAGAGGTTTCGCGCGCATCTTCCTCCAGAACTCGATCAACCTCGGGCTCCGCACGGTGATCTGCCCGGAGATCGAGGCTTCCGAGGGGGACGAGCTGGAGATCGGGCTCGACTCGGTGACGAACCGGACGACCGGGAAGACCTATGCGGTCCATCCCCTGCCGAAGGCGCGCCAAGCGATTGTGGACGCGGGCGGGCTGATCCCATACACGCGGAAGCTATTGCTGGAGAAGAAGTAA
- a CDS encoding zinc ribbon domain-containing protein, which yields MPIYEFQCRECKKKFQIVRSITEYDPKKVTCPKCNTKKVNRVWSGVSVRTSKKS from the coding sequence ATGCCGATTTACGAGTTCCAGTGCCGCGAGTGCAAGAAGAAGTTCCAGATCGTCCGGTCGATCACCGAGTACGATCCGAAGAAGGTGACCTGTCCCAAGTGCAACACCAAGAAGGTGAATCGCGTCTGGAGCGGCGTCAGCGTACGGACCTCCAAGAAGAGCTGA
- a CDS encoding TrpB-like pyridoxal phosphate-dependent enzyme, whose amino-acid sequence MSPAARQIQLSVDELPRAWYNIIPDLPEPLPPPKDPDKGPSRVKDLPQLLIGECLKQEMSGERWIEIPEGLRQLYLQAGRPRPLFRALNLEAELGTPARLYYKSEFYSPTGSHKVNTAIAQAYYARREGYERLTTETGAGQWGTALAYACALAGLRCTVYWVRAVHRWKQARLGFMRMLGAEVYASPSDRTEVGEKLYRENPNHPGSLGIAISEGLEDAKNDPKAIYSLGSVLNHVLMHQTIIGLETQKQFEKAGDRPDLMISCLGGGSNFGGFVLPFVGEVLAKRSRIRFLAAQSQAAPNLQGEYRYNFADHAEITPLLKMYTLGHTAEMLPIKGDGLRYHGCSPILSLLRHRGLIDTIAYPTDEKHVFRNALVFMRTEGFLPAPESAYSVCCAIDEALACKKTGEEKVIAFNVSGHGFMDIEGYREVLGADEIAGEGAAAGSAKTGTAPTDISILGC is encoded by the coding sequence ATGTCCCCCGCGGCAAGACAGATCCAGCTGTCCGTCGATGAACTGCCCCGTGCGTGGTACAACATCATTCCCGATCTTCCCGAGCCTCTCCCGCCGCCCAAGGATCCGGACAAGGGCCCTTCGCGCGTCAAGGATCTCCCGCAGCTTCTCATCGGCGAATGCTTGAAGCAAGAGATGTCCGGAGAGCGTTGGATCGAGATCCCCGAGGGGCTCCGCCAGCTCTACCTCCAGGCGGGACGCCCGCGTCCCCTCTTCCGCGCCCTCAACCTCGAAGCGGAGCTCGGCACGCCGGCGCGCCTTTACTACAAGTCCGAGTTCTACAGCCCGACGGGAAGCCACAAGGTGAACACGGCGATCGCACAAGCGTATTACGCGCGGCGGGAAGGATACGAGCGCCTCACGACCGAGACCGGCGCGGGACAGTGGGGAACGGCGCTCGCCTACGCCTGCGCCCTCGCGGGGCTTCGGTGCACCGTGTACTGGGTGCGTGCCGTCCATCGATGGAAGCAAGCGCGCCTCGGCTTCATGCGGATGCTCGGCGCCGAAGTCTACGCTTCGCCGAGCGACCGGACCGAGGTCGGGGAGAAGCTCTATCGAGAGAACCCGAACCACCCGGGATCGCTCGGCATCGCGATTTCCGAGGGGCTCGAGGACGCCAAGAACGATCCGAAGGCGATCTACTCCCTCGGCTCCGTCCTGAACCACGTTCTCATGCACCAGACGATCATCGGTCTCGAAACGCAGAAGCAGTTCGAGAAGGCGGGAGACCGCCCGGACCTCATGATCTCCTGCCTCGGGGGAGGGAGCAACTTCGGCGGTTTCGTGCTCCCATTCGTTGGGGAGGTCCTCGCGAAGCGGAGCAGGATCCGTTTTCTCGCGGCGCAGAGCCAAGCGGCTCCGAATCTCCAGGGGGAGTACCGCTACAATTTCGCCGACCACGCCGAGATCACGCCTCTTCTCAAGATGTACACGCTCGGCCACACGGCCGAGATGCTGCCGATCAAGGGTGACGGCCTCCGGTATCACGGATGCTCGCCGATTCTGAGCCTTCTCCGGCATCGCGGTCTCATCGACACGATCGCGTACCCGACCGACGAGAAGCACGTCTTTCGAAACGCGCTCGTCTTCATGCGAACCGAGGGGTTTCTCCCCGCTCCCGAGTCGGCATACAGCGTCTGCTGCGCGATCGATGAGGCGCTGGCGTGCAAGAAGACGGGCGAGGAGAAGGTCATTGCCTTCAACGTGAGCGGGCACGGGTTCATGGACATCGAGGGGTATCGCGAGGTCCTCGGGGCGGATGAGATCGCGGGAGAAGGAGCTGCGGCCGGTTCTGCTAAGACCGGGACCGCCCCGACCGACATCTCAATCCTCGGATGCTGA
- a CDS encoding S9 family peptidase, translating to MRNRSIARSIIRLSILVSALAAVSASAAAPEARTHDITVEDYFTQGFVSDCKISPDGRHIAFADLRWDLDADTRHTDLWIVNIATRAMSRVTFHPGNDGSPEWSSDGRWLHFTSARGKEDELPPSNGKTQVWKVSVEGGEPVPVTRFKDGVDGYALSRDGRTLYYARSSEEVDDPWKEMKEKFDDLEYGKGVMNYSELWALDLETWRTEKLVDENRVIREFAVSPDGGRIAMITTPTEELITNEGLSRVDVWNRKTRETITIPDELWREEAPSPYGWLGGLAWSADGSKLAFHVDFDGYPSEILVAHFGSGDVFAQRLARPGEFSLGGGGTLQWIGTSSDLCLMAEEKARVRVACIRDVRRGGQGRFDILTPGEWVAKSFHISPDGALLAAALGDVTQPNDIFLTSTRGRPKLERITRINPQVDTWKLPKIEIVKWAGARGDTVEGILELPHDYQPGTKLPLHVALHGGPTDADKYYFEYWIYGRGLWPSLGWAVFAPNYRGSTGYGDKFMTDLIGAECAIEVEDVLKGVDWLIERGIADPEKMAVSGWSNGGFLANCIITETDRFKAASSGAGVLDMSLQWGIEDTPGHVINYMEGLPWEKPEAYLKASPLWRLDKTRTPTLIHVGAADSRVPAAHSRALFRGLDFYLEIPSELIVYPGQGHGLGKYTHRKAKVEWDIAWFDHHVLGKPFEEPKEK from the coding sequence ATGCGGAATCGTTCGATTGCACGGTCAATCATTCGTCTCTCAATTCTCGTGTCCGCCCTCGCCGCCGTTTCCGCCTCGGCGGCCGCCCCGGAAGCGAGAACGCACGACATCACGGTCGAGGACTACTTCACCCAGGGGTTCGTTTCCGATTGCAAGATCTCTCCGGACGGACGGCACATCGCCTTCGCCGATCTCCGTTGGGATCTCGACGCGGACACCCGCCACACCGACCTCTGGATCGTGAACATCGCGACCCGCGCGATGAGCCGCGTGACGTTCCACCCGGGGAACGACGGCAGCCCCGAATGGAGCTCCGACGGACGCTGGCTTCACTTCACCAGCGCGCGCGGCAAGGAGGACGAGCTTCCTCCGTCCAACGGCAAGACCCAGGTTTGGAAAGTCTCCGTCGAGGGGGGCGAGCCGGTCCCGGTCACGCGCTTCAAAGACGGCGTGGACGGCTACGCGCTCTCGCGGGACGGGCGGACTCTCTACTACGCCCGGTCGAGCGAGGAGGTCGACGATCCCTGGAAAGAGATGAAGGAGAAGTTCGATGACCTCGAGTACGGCAAGGGGGTCATGAACTACAGCGAACTTTGGGCGCTCGATTTGGAAACATGGAGGACCGAGAAGCTGGTTGACGAGAATCGGGTGATCCGCGAGTTCGCCGTCTCGCCGGACGGGGGACGGATCGCGATGATCACGACTCCCACCGAGGAGCTGATCACGAACGAGGGCCTTTCGCGGGTGGATGTCTGGAATCGGAAGACGCGCGAGACGATCACGATTCCCGACGAGCTCTGGCGGGAGGAAGCTCCCTCTCCATACGGCTGGCTCGGAGGGCTCGCGTGGTCCGCCGACGGATCGAAGCTCGCCTTCCATGTCGATTTCGACGGCTATCCCTCGGAGATTCTGGTCGCGCACTTTGGAAGCGGCGATGTGTTCGCGCAGCGCCTCGCTCGCCCGGGCGAGTTCTCGTTGGGCGGGGGCGGGACGCTCCAGTGGATCGGTACCTCGAGCGATCTCTGCCTCATGGCGGAGGAGAAGGCGCGCGTTCGCGTCGCCTGCATCCGCGACGTGCGGCGCGGCGGCCAGGGACGGTTCGACATCCTCACCCCCGGCGAATGGGTCGCGAAGAGCTTTCACATCTCCCCCGACGGAGCTCTTCTCGCGGCCGCCCTCGGGGACGTGACGCAGCCGAACGACATCTTCCTCACCTCGACACGCGGCAGGCCGAAGCTCGAGCGGATCACGCGCATCAACCCGCAGGTGGACACGTGGAAGCTCCCCAAGATCGAGATCGTGAAGTGGGCGGGCGCGCGCGGGGACACGGTCGAGGGGATTCTCGAGCTTCCGCACGACTACCAGCCGGGCACGAAGCTCCCGCTTCATGTCGCGCTCCACGGAGGGCCGACCGACGCGGACAAGTACTATTTCGAGTATTGGATCTACGGGCGCGGTCTTTGGCCCTCGCTCGGATGGGCGGTCTTCGCTCCGAACTACCGCGGATCGACCGGCTACGGCGACAAGTTCATGACCGATCTCATCGGAGCCGAATGCGCGATCGAGGTCGAGGACGTCCTGAAGGGCGTCGATTGGCTCATCGAGCGGGGCATCGCCGATCCGGAGAAGATGGCGGTGTCCGGATGGAGCAACGGAGGCTTCCTCGCGAACTGCATCATCACCGAGACCGATCGGTTCAAGGCCGCCTCGAGCGGCGCGGGAGTTCTCGATATGTCGCTCCAGTGGGGGATCGAGGACACGCCCGGCCACGTGATCAACTACATGGAGGGTCTCCCTTGGGAGAAACCCGAGGCATACCTGAAGGCTTCCCCTCTCTGGCGTCTCGACAAGACGAGGACGCCGACACTGATTCACGTGGGCGCGGCGGACTCGCGCGTGCCGGCGGCGCACTCGCGGGCCCTCTTCCGCGGGCTCGATTTCTACCTCGAGATTCCGTCGGAGCTTATCGTCTATCCGGGGCAAGGGCACGGTCTCGGGAAGTACACGCATCGAAAGGCGAAGGTCGAGTGGGACATCGCCTGGTTCGATCATCACGTTCTCGGCAAACCGTTCGAGGAGCCGAAGGAGAAGTGA
- a CDS encoding DUF4070 domain-containing protein, whose protein sequence is LDFKDYACMSVQFCRGCPFDCEFCDVVLLNGRVPRTKTADQAIRELEALRTAGWKGPVFLVDDNFLGHKPRVKELLRRMIEWRERTGARVDFLTEASVNLADEPEMMSLMVKAGFTKVFVGIETPDVENLRSCNKLQNVRRDLADSVRKIHAAGLEVMGGFIIGFDGDTEDVFQRQFDFIQKAGVVTAMVGLLNALPGTRLYRRLASEGRLLDESDGNNTKCACNFVTKLGREELLSGYRDLMRRLYEPETYYERARILLRECKLSGPSVPIGWREVHAFFRSLWHLGVLHSGRAAYWRFLGHALAHHPKAFGLAAALAIYGHHFRVVAQTL, encoded by the coding sequence TTCTCGACTTCAAGGACTACGCGTGCATGTCGGTTCAGTTCTGCCGGGGCTGCCCCTTCGACTGCGAGTTCTGCGACGTGGTCCTCTTGAACGGACGCGTCCCGAGGACAAAGACCGCGGATCAGGCCATTCGCGAGTTGGAGGCCCTCCGCACGGCCGGTTGGAAAGGCCCCGTCTTCCTTGTCGACGACAACTTCCTCGGCCACAAACCGCGCGTCAAGGAGCTGCTCCGGAGGATGATCGAGTGGCGCGAGAGGACGGGCGCTCGCGTCGACTTCCTCACCGAGGCGTCCGTCAACCTGGCCGACGAGCCGGAAATGATGAGCTTGATGGTGAAGGCAGGCTTCACGAAGGTCTTCGTCGGGATCGAGACGCCCGATGTCGAGAACCTTCGCTCGTGCAACAAACTCCAGAACGTGCGGCGCGACCTGGCGGACTCTGTTCGGAAGATCCATGCCGCGGGGCTCGAGGTGATGGGCGGCTTCATCATCGGGTTCGACGGGGACACCGAGGATGTCTTCCAGCGCCAGTTCGACTTCATTCAGAAGGCCGGCGTGGTGACGGCGATGGTCGGGCTGCTCAATGCGCTTCCGGGAACGAGACTCTATCGGCGGCTCGCGTCGGAAGGGCGGCTGCTCGACGAGTCGGACGGAAACAACACCAAATGCGCGTGCAACTTCGTCACGAAGCTCGGGCGCGAGGAGCTTCTTTCCGGGTATCGCGATCTCATGCGGAGGCTCTACGAACCCGAGACGTACTACGAGCGAGCCCGCATTCTGCTCCGAGAATGCAAGTTGTCCGGTCCTTCGGTTCCGATCGGGTGGCGCGAGGTGCACGCCTTCTTCCGATCGCTGTGGCATCTCGGCGTTCTTCATTCGGGGCGCGCGGCGTATTGGCGCTTCCTCGGACACGCGCTCGCCCACCATCCGAAGGCGTTCGGGCTCGCGGCCGCGCTCGCGATTTACGGCCATCACTTCCGCGTCGTGGCGCAAACGCTGTAG
- a CDS encoding rhomboid family intramembrane serine protease, which yields MGTTPALIQSVWKFGVIPGELLGRVPEGLEVPAGEEMVAILDGRANWWTVLTSMFMHGGWFHLIGNMWFLSVFGDNVEDAMGSIRFVFFYVLSGIAAVAAQILSDPSSVLPMVGASGAIGGVMGAYLVFYPRAPVHLLVLFGFIPARIVVPAFFMLGYWFLLQLIAGSLDRGAGGVAFWAHVGGFAAGFLLARVFCHPGRLSACRGRRGRAEGLVRRLPSRRI from the coding sequence ATGGGGACGACCCCCGCGCTGATCCAGTCGGTCTGGAAGTTCGGGGTCATTCCGGGAGAGCTCCTCGGGCGCGTGCCGGAAGGTCTCGAGGTGCCCGCCGGAGAGGAGATGGTCGCGATCCTCGACGGAAGGGCGAATTGGTGGACGGTGCTCACCTCGATGTTCATGCACGGCGGGTGGTTTCACCTGATCGGAAACATGTGGTTCCTCTCGGTCTTCGGGGACAACGTCGAGGACGCGATGGGCTCGATCCGCTTCGTGTTCTTCTACGTGCTCTCCGGGATCGCGGCGGTGGCCGCCCAGATTCTCTCCGATCCGTCCAGCGTCCTGCCGATGGTCGGCGCGTCGGGCGCGATCGGCGGGGTGATGGGAGCCTACCTCGTCTTCTATCCGAGAGCTCCCGTTCATCTTCTCGTGCTCTTCGGGTTCATCCCCGCGCGCATCGTGGTTCCCGCTTTCTTCATGCTCGGGTACTGGTTCCTCTTGCAGTTGATCGCCGGGTCGCTCGACCGCGGGGCGGGCGGCGTGGCTTTCTGGGCGCACGTCGGCGGTTTCGCCGCAGGCTTCCTCCTCGCTCGGGTCTTCTGCCATCCCGGCCGCCTCTCGGCCTGCCGCGGGCGCAGGGGCCGCGCGGAGGGCTTGGTCCGCCGTCTCCCTTCTCGGCGCATCTAA
- a CDS encoding cation transporter has protein sequence MNVPRFFLPVFVIAALFGGYALRTSFTQPTAQASFGGEGSETLVCTVEGLKCKGTAGFFMKLYEDRPGIASIETFATEHKAVFTYNPSLVTPSDIRAIMEAPVPLRDGREVQVFRCAEMK, from the coding sequence ATGAACGTACCGCGCTTCTTCCTGCCCGTCTTCGTGATCGCCGCGCTCTTCGGGGGCTACGCGCTTCGGACCTCCTTCACGCAACCGACCGCCCAGGCGAGCTTCGGCGGCGAAGGGAGCGAGACGCTCGTCTGCACGGTCGAGGGGCTGAAGTGCAAGGGGACGGCGGGGTTCTTCATGAAGCTGTACGAAGACCGGCCGGGGATCGCGTCGATCGAGACGTTCGCGACCGAGCACAAGGCGGTCTTCACGTACAATCCCTCTCTTGTCACTCCAAGCGATATCCGCGCGATCATGGAGGCGCCGGTCCCTCTGCGGGACGGACGCGAAGTCCAGGTCTTCCGCTGCGCCGAGATGAAGTAG
- a CDS encoding 3-isopropylmalate dehydratase large subunit encodes MGMTVVQKILAGASGRRDVLVGDVVEPRVDIAMSHENAALVINQFNEVFKETGRAPEVWDPSKIVIIFDHRVPAESAKTATNQKKIRDFVRKQGIPNFHDVRGDEGGICHQVLPENGYIRPGSVVVGTDSHTTSHGALGAFSFGIGATEMAAVWTLGRVLNVEVPGTIRVTVGGRFPEGVGPKDLILYLIGKLTAEGANYRVIEFHGDAIRSLPMSGRITICNMTVEAGATSGIVPADEETERYLREEAGLSGPFDRVAPDRDASYAEEVAVDVGALAPQVACPHTVDHVKPIQEVAGTKVDQIVIGSCTNGRFDDLETAARILRGKKIAKGVRMLVFPASWRIYKRALKEGILESLVDSGAVIVNPGCGCCLGVHQGALGDGEVALSTTNRNFKGRMGNPNAEVYLCSPATAAASSVTGAITDPRKVG; translated from the coding sequence ATGGGAATGACGGTTGTCCAGAAAATCCTCGCCGGGGCGTCGGGCCGGCGGGACGTGTTGGTGGGGGATGTGGTCGAGCCCCGCGTGGACATCGCGATGTCGCACGAGAACGCGGCGCTCGTGATCAATCAATTCAACGAGGTGTTCAAGGAGACGGGCCGCGCGCCGGAAGTGTGGGACCCCTCCAAGATCGTCATCATCTTCGATCACCGCGTTCCGGCGGAGAGCGCGAAGACCGCGACAAACCAGAAGAAGATCCGCGATTTCGTCCGGAAGCAGGGGATTCCGAACTTCCACGACGTGCGCGGGGACGAGGGGGGAATCTGCCATCAAGTCCTTCCCGAGAACGGCTACATCCGTCCGGGGAGCGTGGTGGTCGGCACGGACAGCCACACGACGAGCCACGGCGCGCTCGGCGCCTTCTCGTTCGGGATCGGCGCGACCGAGATGGCCGCCGTCTGGACTCTAGGGCGCGTGCTGAACGTCGAGGTGCCCGGAACGATCCGGGTGACGGTCGGGGGGCGCTTTCCGGAAGGCGTCGGGCCGAAGGATCTCATCCTCTATCTGATCGGCAAGCTGACCGCGGAGGGGGCGAACTACCGCGTGATCGAGTTTCACGGGGACGCCATCCGGAGCTTGCCGATGTCGGGGCGGATCACCATCTGCAACATGACGGTGGAGGCGGGCGCGACGTCGGGGATCGTCCCGGCCGACGAAGAGACCGAGCGCTATCTTCGCGAGGAAGCAGGCCTCTCGGGGCCTTTCGACCGGGTCGCCCCGGATCGGGACGCGTCGTACGCCGAGGAGGTCGCCGTCGACGTGGGCGCCCTCGCGCCGCAGGTCGCCTGCCCGCACACGGTGGACCACGTGAAGCCGATCCAGGAGGTCGCCGGAACCAAGGTCGATCAGATCGTGATCGGTTCGTGCACGAACGGAAGGTTCGACGATCTCGAGACAGCCGCGCGCATCCTCCGCGGGAAGAAGATCGCGAAGGGCGTTCGGATGCTCGTCTTTCCCGCGTCGTGGCGGATCTACAAGCGCGCGCTGAAGGAGGGGATTCTCGAGAGCTTGGTCGATTCGGGAGCGGTCATCGTGAACCCCGGATGCGGCTGCTGCCTCGGCGTGCACCAGGGAGCGCTCGGAGACGGAGAGGTCGCGCTCTCGACGACCAACCGGAACTTCAAGGGCCGGATGGGAAACCCGAACGCGGAGGTCTATCTCTGTTCGCCCGCGACGGCCGCGGCGTCGTCGGTGACCGGCGCGATCACCGATCCGAGAAAGGTTGGGTAG